One genomic segment of Archaeoglobus neptunius includes these proteins:
- a CDS encoding metal-dependent transcriptional regulator gives MERVEEYLEAIYDIQENENRVAKTGDLANILNVKPSSVTEMLIKLKDLGYVDYQPYRGAKLTKKGEEVAKRIKKYYLALLVFFRDYLEIEEEIASKLSCELEHHITEDAFVRICRIIAGDCEVCDFCTQELVSLNNVVEGEFLVVVAPSKLGDVGIKPGKKIIVSGDDVTTENGTFRVNEDLRKFVILSRF, from the coding sequence ATGGAAAGGGTTGAGGAGTATCTAGAAGCGATTTACGACATTCAGGAGAATGAAAATAGAGTAGCAAAAACAGGCGATCTGGCAAATATTTTGAATGTGAAACCCTCGAGTGTAACGGAAATGCTAATAAAACTGAAGGATCTGGGATACGTAGACTACCAGCCGTACAGAGGAGCAAAACTCACAAAGAAGGGGGAAGAGGTAGCTAAAAGGATAAAGAAATACTATCTGGCACTTCTCGTCTTTTTCAGAGATTATCTGGAAATAGAGGAGGAAATCGCTTCAAAGCTAAGCTGTGAGCTTGAACATCACATTACAGAAGATGCTTTCGTCAGAATATGCCGAATTATAGCCGGGGACTGTGAAGTTTGCGACTTCTGCACCCAGGAGCTTGTTAGTCTGAACAATGTGGTCGAAGGCGAATTTCTGGTGGTTGTTGCACCGTCAAAACTTGGCGATGTTGGAATAAAGCCGGGAAAAAAGATTATTGTATCTGGGGATGATGTAACAACGGAGAACGGAACCTTTAGAGTTAATGAAGACCTTAGAAAATTCGTCATTCTGTCTCGATTTTGA
- a CDS encoding acyl-CoA dehydrogenase family protein translates to MLADFILTDEQKAIKEAAREFAEKEFPNYAEECDREEKFPFELWKKAAQLGFIGMSIPEEYGGQGLGVFDTCLVIEEFWRIDGGLGMITASTFGSEQIQMFGNEEQKKKYLPPLAKGEKICAACYTEPQAGSDVAGIKTRAD, encoded by the coding sequence ATGCTTGCAGACTTTATCCTCACGGATGAGCAGAAAGCGATAAAAGAGGCGGCGAGAGAGTTTGCAGAGAAGGAGTTTCCGAACTATGCCGAGGAGTGTGACAGAGAGGAGAAGTTCCCGTTCGAGCTGTGGAAGAAGGCAGCCCAGCTCGGGTTTATCGGAATGTCGATCCCGGAAGAATACGGCGGGCAGGGCTTGGGCGTTTTTGATACTTGCCTGGTTATAGAGGAGTTCTGGAGAATTGACGGTGGTCTCGGAATGATTACGGCATCTACTTTCGGCAGCGAGCAAATACAGATGTTCGGCAACGAGGAGCAGAAGAAGAAATACCTCCCACCACTTGCCAAGGGAGAGAAAATCTGCGCAGCCTGCTACACCGAGCCTCAGGCGGGAAGTGATGTAGCGGGCATAAAAACCAGAGCCGACA